Proteins from a genomic interval of Aerosakkonema funiforme FACHB-1375:
- a CDS encoding AAA family ATPase yields MRKHIEILTANLGRTIVGKADAIRLVLVALLSGGHALLEDVPGVGKTLLAKSLSRSIDGKFQRIQCTPDLLPSDITGTNIWNQSSGEFEFLAGPVFANILLADEINRATPRTQSALLEVMEERQVTVDGVPRLVPNPFFVIATQNPIEYQGTFPLPEAQMDRFTLCLTLGYPSEVEELQMLQRLHEGVNVDELQPCISTEDVLELRRLCGQVKVEAALQHYILNLVRATREDEEITLGVSPRGTVALQKASQALAFILGRDYAIPDDVKFLAPYVLSHRLIPSGGRRAKTIVERLLRSVSVP; encoded by the coding sequence ATGAGAAAACATATTGAAATACTCACCGCAAACCTGGGCCGTACTATTGTTGGCAAAGCTGATGCCATCCGCTTAGTATTGGTAGCCCTGCTTAGCGGTGGGCACGCCCTGCTGGAAGATGTGCCGGGAGTAGGTAAAACCTTACTGGCCAAATCGCTATCTCGCTCGATCGATGGCAAATTTCAACGCATTCAATGTACTCCCGATTTACTCCCCAGCGATATCACAGGAACCAATATCTGGAATCAAAGTAGCGGTGAATTTGAATTTCTGGCTGGGCCAGTATTCGCAAACATCCTGCTGGCAGACGAAATTAACCGCGCTACACCCCGCACCCAGTCTGCCTTGTTGGAAGTAATGGAAGAAAGGCAAGTAACTGTGGATGGGGTACCTCGTTTAGTTCCCAACCCATTTTTTGTCATTGCTACCCAAAATCCGATCGAATATCAAGGCACCTTTCCCCTGCCAGAGGCCCAGATGGATCGTTTTACCCTTTGCCTCACACTCGGCTATCCCAGCGAAGTAGAAGAACTGCAAATGCTGCAAAGGCTTCACGAAGGAGTCAACGTCGATGAACTGCAACCGTGTATTTCGACTGAGGATGTTTTGGAGTTGAGGCGTTTGTGCGGTCAAGTCAAGGTGGAAGCCGCTCTACAACATTACATCCTTAACTTAGTGCGAGCCACGCGAGAAGATGAAGAAATTACTTTGGGCGTCAGTCCTCGCGGTACAGTCGCCTTGCAGAAAGCTAGCCAAGCCCTTGCTTTTATTCTCGGTAGAGATTACGCTATTCCCGATGATGTCAAGTTTCTGGCACCCTACGTGCTTTCCCACCGCCTCATTCCCTCTGGTGGGCGGCGGGCAAAAACCATTGTGGAGCGGCTGTTAAGATCTGTATCAGTTCCTTAA
- a CDS encoding HAD-IA family hydrolase, with product MSVKVIIFDFDGTVADTFETIVNISNLLAPEFGYQKATPEDIVKYRNLTSRDVIKQSGVSLFKLPFILKRLKIELNSKIHYLTPIPGIKEALFELKQQGNTIGIITSNDKENVLIFLDKNGMPDLFDFIYSAKNIFGKSKIINKFIKQNKLKPEQIIYIGDETRDIEAAKKSHIKVIAVTWGFNGKQILAKQNPDFLIEQPSELISALERLQTQ from the coding sequence ATGAGCGTAAAAGTTATTATTTTTGATTTTGACGGCACTGTTGCCGATACTTTTGAGACAATAGTTAATATTAGTAATTTATTAGCACCTGAATTTGGTTATCAAAAAGCTACACCAGAGGATATTGTTAAATACAGAAATTTAACATCTAGAGATGTTATTAAGCAGTCAGGTGTTTCCCTTTTTAAGTTGCCTTTTATTTTAAAGAGGTTAAAAATTGAATTAAATAGTAAAATTCATTATTTAACGCCGATCCCAGGTATAAAGGAAGCTTTGTTTGAGTTAAAGCAACAAGGTAACACAATCGGTATTATTACTTCTAACGATAAAGAAAATGTCCTAATTTTTTTGGATAAAAATGGTATGCCCGATTTATTTGATTTTATTTATTCGGCAAAAAATATATTTGGTAAGAGCAAAATAATAAATAAATTTATTAAGCAAAACAAACTAAAACCAGAACAAATAATCTATATTGGCGATGAAACCAGAGATATAGAGGCTGCAAAAAAGAGTCATATAAAAGTTATTGCAGTCACTTGGGGATTTAATGGCAAACAAATACTAGCAAAACAAAACCCTGATTTTTTAATAGAACAGCCTAGTGAATTAATTTCAGCATTAGAGCGTTTGCAAACTCAATAA
- a CDS encoding diheme cytochrome c: MSDSRVRTKLYRGRSRHKQNKRSPIVLFLLLLLWSSVIAWGFTLLTQYPGQSQTIPQVSPAVYPASSEAINIPSPNPLATVDIVPQRYQLGQQLYLENCATCHIGLPPAVLPTETWRNLIQDEEHYGKKLKPLVDPERFLVWDYLRVFSRTQAPEEEQTPYRVAQSRYFKALHPRVKLPQPANMGSCVTCHPKVEQYDFRTLSSEWQNAP, from the coding sequence TTGTCTGACAGTAGAGTACGAACAAAGCTTTATCGAGGCCGATCGCGCCACAAACAGAATAAGCGATCGCCGATCGTTTTGTTTTTGTTACTTTTACTGTGGAGTAGCGTAATTGCCTGGGGTTTTACTCTGTTAACGCAATATCCCGGACAAAGCCAAACCATACCTCAAGTATCCCCCGCCGTATATCCGGCATCTAGCGAAGCAATCAATATTCCCTCGCCAAATCCCCTGGCTACAGTTGACATAGTTCCGCAGCGATATCAACTCGGACAACAACTATATCTTGAAAACTGTGCTACCTGTCACATTGGCCTACCGCCAGCAGTTTTACCAACGGAAACTTGGCGAAACCTCATTCAAGATGAGGAACATTATGGCAAAAAGCTGAAGCCCCTAGTAGACCCCGAACGCTTCCTCGTGTGGGACTACTTGCGGGTTTTCTCGCGCACGCAAGCACCAGAAGAAGAACAAACCCCTTATCGAGTAGCTCAATCTCGCTATTTTAAAGCGCTCCATCCCAGAGTCAAACTACCCCAACCCGCTAATATGGGGAGTTGCGTCACCTGTCACCCTAAAGTGGAGCAATACGATTTTCGCACTCTCTCCTCAGAATGGCAAAACGCCCCGTAA
- a CDS encoding ketosteroid isomerase family protein, whose translation MQTADAIDSNLKSPASISLKIEGVTESVILRYFETMNTGDFQATAALFATDGAMLPPFESPVVGVDAIAAYLQQEAQGMRLYPREGIHLPLEDSYIQFQVSGKVQTPVFGVNVTWLFVVNPQREIFSATIKLLASPQELLGLRH comes from the coding sequence ATGCAGACTGCCGATGCGATTGACTCTAATTTAAAATCTCCTGCCAGTATAAGTTTAAAGATTGAGGGTGTTACCGAATCTGTTATATTGCGTTATTTCGAGACGATGAATACAGGGGATTTTCAGGCAACAGCTGCTTTATTTGCTACGGATGGAGCGATGCTGCCGCCGTTTGAATCGCCAGTGGTTGGAGTAGATGCGATCGCCGCATATCTGCAACAAGAAGCTCAAGGAATGCGACTTTATCCTCGCGAAGGGATTCACTTACCCCTAGAAGATAGCTACATTCAGTTTCAAGTAAGTGGAAAGGTACAGACCCCTGTTTTTGGCGTTAATGTTACTTGGCTTTTTGTAGTCAATCCGCAGAGGGAAATTTTCTCCGCTACTATCAAACTATTAGCTTCTCCGCAAGAGCTATTAGGTTTGCGTCACTAG
- the queG gene encoding tRNA epoxyqueuosine(34) reductase QueG: MNSKKQSTWEVSAFTAQVKQKALDLGFHKAGIAAVEPQADSEAQQLQAWLALDYHADMVWMENPKRQNVRLVMPEVQSIISVALNYYTPHQRPEGKEYAKISRYGWGRDYHKVLHKKLKALVNWLQAQGEGIQARYYADTGPIQDKVWAQRAGIGWIAKNSNVITREYGSWVFLGEVLTNLNLAPDRPHTEHCGTCTRCMEACPTGAISQPFAIDANRCIAYHTIENRAQELPDAIASHLDGWVAGCDICQDVCPWNQRFAKETDIDEFQPYPGNVAPKLMQLAEISYEDWQSRFPASALRRIKPEMLRRNARSNIQSL, from the coding sequence ATGAATTCCAAAAAACAATCAACGTGGGAAGTTTCCGCTTTCACCGCTCAGGTAAAGCAAAAAGCTTTAGATCTGGGGTTTCACAAGGCTGGAATTGCGGCTGTCGAACCGCAAGCCGACTCAGAAGCGCAGCAATTACAAGCATGGTTGGCCTTGGATTATCACGCTGATATGGTATGGATGGAGAACCCCAAACGTCAAAATGTCCGTCTGGTAATGCCAGAGGTGCAATCTATTATTTCCGTTGCTCTCAACTACTATACACCTCATCAGCGTCCGGAAGGCAAGGAATACGCCAAAATATCACGTTACGGATGGGGACGGGATTACCACAAGGTTTTACATAAAAAGCTGAAAGCACTGGTAAACTGGTTGCAAGCACAAGGAGAAGGAATTCAAGCTCGTTATTACGCCGATACTGGTCCAATTCAGGATAAAGTCTGGGCTCAACGTGCTGGAATTGGCTGGATTGCCAAAAATAGTAACGTGATTACGCGAGAGTACGGATCTTGGGTATTTTTGGGCGAAGTACTCACTAATTTGAATTTAGCGCCCGATCGCCCTCATACCGAACACTGCGGCACTTGTACTCGTTGTATGGAAGCTTGTCCGACAGGTGCAATTTCCCAACCTTTTGCGATCGATGCTAACCGTTGCATCGCTTATCACACAATTGAAAATCGCGCTCAAGAATTGCCGGATGCGATCGCCTCCCATTTAGACGGGTGGGTTGCCGGTTGCGATATTTGCCAAGATGTTTGTCCCTGGAACCAGCGTTTTGCTAAAGAAACTGACATTGATGAGTTTCAGCCTTATCCTGGTAATGTGGCTCCCAAACTCATGCAGTTAGCTGAAATTTCCTATGAAGATTGGCAGAGCCGTTTCCCCGCATCAGCGCTGCGGCGAATTAAACCAGAAATGTTGCGACGGAATGCCCGCTCTAACATTCAAAGCTTATAA
- a CDS encoding orange carotenoid protein N-terminal domain-containing protein: protein MTFMADFASICFSKTFISYRLADPVSATTALFNRLSVDDQLAVLWYAYADWGRSIAPATPGSARLHLAEGLLERIKQMSHTEQLQAMRDLVIKEDTQIGRSYGVLSPNTKLAFWYQLAKWMTQGFMVPVPAGYQLSCDGERVLKAVKELDFGQQITFLRDATMDMGIDPLAD, encoded by the coding sequence ATGACCTTTATGGCAGACTTCGCTTCAATCTGCTTCTCTAAAACTTTCATTTCCTATCGCCTAGCCGATCCGGTTTCTGCGACCACAGCTTTATTTAACCGTCTCAGTGTGGATGACCAACTGGCAGTGCTTTGGTACGCTTATGCCGATTGGGGTCGTTCGATCGCACCTGCCACTCCCGGATCGGCTCGTTTACATCTGGCAGAAGGTTTGCTCGAGCGAATCAAGCAGATGTCTCATACTGAGCAACTACAAGCGATGCGTGACTTGGTTATCAAGGAAGACACCCAGATCGGTCGTTCTTACGGTGTTCTGAGCCCCAACACCAAGTTAGCTTTTTGGTATCAATTAGCGAAATGGATGACTCAAGGTTTTATGGTGCCTGTGCCAGCTGGCTACCAGCTTTCTTGTGATGGAGAAAGGGTGCTGAAAGCTGTCAAGGAGTTAGATTTTGGTCAACAGATTACATTTCTGCGGGATGCGACGATGGATATGGGTATCGATCCGTTGGCTGACTGA
- a CDS encoding bifunctional riboflavin kinase/FAD synthetase produces MWVTSSLTTALTPTAVALGNFDGVHRGHQQVVKPVLPESLAESLATRSLAAFPPAESRCPEDKSLLENTISESRDSIHKLSISTNFYATVVTFNPHPQEFFTGKSRALLTPPDEKVLHLASLGVEQLVMLPFGREMAALSPHEFVENILVQQLRAERVSVGQDFCFGYKRSGTSADLQAIAAKYDVEVIIVPIQNSEGERISSSMIRQALLSGDIERANRLLGRPYTLTGSVVKGQQLGRTLGFPTANLQLPSEKLIPHFGVYAVRVAIEPAQNFSQDSTEFCGKEKNNLTENSLSHLLPGVMNIGCRPTVNGTSTTVEIHLLDWFGDLYGKTITVSLEKFLRPEQKFASLAALKAQIEVDSATARALFIGNG; encoded by the coding sequence GTGTGGGTTACCTCATCGCTAACAACTGCTCTAACTCCAACTGCTGTTGCCCTGGGAAACTTTGATGGCGTACATCGAGGGCATCAACAGGTGGTTAAACCCGTATTGCCAGAATCCTTAGCTGAATCCTTGGCTACTCGAAGCTTAGCGGCGTTTCCTCCCGCAGAAAGTCGTTGCCCAGAGGATAAAAGCCTTCTGGAAAATACTATTTCCGAAAGCCGCGACTCTATTCATAAATTGAGTATCAGCACAAATTTCTATGCAACCGTTGTCACCTTTAATCCCCATCCCCAAGAGTTTTTCACGGGGAAATCGCGTGCTTTGTTAACCCCTCCCGATGAAAAAGTTCTTCATCTCGCCTCCCTTGGTGTGGAACAGCTGGTGATGTTGCCTTTTGGCCGGGAAATGGCCGCGCTCAGCCCGCACGAATTTGTAGAAAACATTCTCGTACAGCAACTGAGGGCTGAGCGGGTGAGCGTAGGGCAGGATTTTTGTTTCGGATATAAGCGATCGGGTACATCAGCCGATTTGCAAGCGATCGCAGCCAAATACGATGTGGAAGTAATTATAGTGCCCATTCAAAATAGCGAAGGCGAAAGAATCAGCAGTTCGATGATCCGCCAAGCGCTCCTTTCAGGAGATATTGAGCGTGCAAATCGGTTGCTGGGGAGACCTTACACTCTCACAGGTTCAGTGGTCAAAGGTCAGCAACTGGGCAGAACTCTAGGATTTCCGACCGCTAACCTGCAATTGCCGAGCGAAAAATTAATACCCCATTTTGGTGTCTACGCCGTGCGAGTTGCGATCGAACCAGCACAAAATTTTAGCCAAGATAGCACAGAGTTTTGTGGCAAAGAAAAAAATAATTTAACTGAAAATTCATTATCTCACCTTCTGCCTGGGGTGATGAATATTGGCTGTCGGCCAACCGTGAATGGCACAAGTACAACTGTGGAAATCCACTTGTTAGACTGGTTTGGAGATTTGTATGGAAAAACTATAACGGTAAGTTTAGAAAAATTCCTGCGCCCAGAACAAAAATTTGCTTCCCTCGCAGCGCTCAAAGCGCAAATCGAAGTAGACTCGGCAACCGCTAGAGCGCTGTTTATAGGTAATGGATAA
- a CDS encoding MBL fold metallo-hydrolase, giving the protein MSSMQNQFTIHFWGVRGSIPSPGPHTVRYGGNTPCVEMRVGGKRLIFDGGTGLRVLGQSLFSHMPLEAYMFFTHSHWDHIQGFPFFLPAFIKGNCFHIYGAMAPNGATIQQRLNDQMLHPNFPVPLQIMGAQLKFYNLEMGDSVELGDVRLETGLLNHPGEAMGYRVNWRGYSAAYITDTEHYPDRLDETVVRLAHNADVLIYDATYTDEEYHSPKSSKVGWGHSTWQEAIKVAKAANVKQLVIFHHDPLHDDDFLDMVGEQAVKLFPNTLLAREGITLEIVPPSVSVTEDLQEAKVTA; this is encoded by the coding sequence ATGTCTAGTATGCAAAACCAATTTACGATTCACTTCTGGGGCGTCAGAGGTAGTATCCCAAGTCCAGGGCCACACACAGTCCGCTATGGCGGCAATACTCCTTGTGTAGAAATGCGCGTGGGTGGAAAACGCCTGATTTTTGATGGTGGCACCGGCTTACGAGTTTTGGGACAATCTCTCTTCTCCCATATGCCTCTAGAAGCTTATATGTTTTTTACCCACTCTCATTGGGATCACATTCAAGGATTTCCCTTCTTTTTACCAGCCTTTATCAAGGGAAATTGCTTCCATATATATGGAGCTATGGCTCCCAACGGTGCCACCATCCAGCAGCGCCTCAACGATCAAATGCTGCACCCCAATTTTCCCGTCCCACTACAGATTATGGGGGCCCAGCTGAAATTCTACAATCTGGAAATGGGAGACAGTGTTGAACTGGGGGATGTTCGGCTGGAAACTGGTTTGTTAAATCATCCAGGGGAAGCAATGGGCTACCGCGTCAACTGGCGCGGTTATTCCGCAGCTTACATCACCGATACAGAACATTATCCAGATCGTTTGGATGAAACTGTTGTCAGGCTAGCTCACAACGCCGACGTGCTGATCTACGATGCTACGTATACAGATGAGGAGTACCATTCGCCAAAATCAAGTAAGGTAGGATGGGGACACTCTACCTGGCAGGAAGCGATTAAAGTGGCTAAGGCAGCAAATGTCAAGCAATTGGTAATCTTCCACCACGATCCCCTGCATGACGATGATTTCTTGGATATGGTAGGAGAACAGGCTGTGAAGTTATTTCCCAATACCCTGTTGGCACGAGAAGGAATAACTCTAGAGATAGTCCCACCATCGGTATCTGTCACTGAAGACCTACAGGAGGCTAAAGTAACTGCCTAA